Proteins encoded in a region of the Melioribacteraceae bacterium genome:
- a CDS encoding bifunctional response regulator/alkaline phosphatase family protein yields MKKNKILWVDDEIDLLRAHIIFLNEKGYDVQTVTNGEDAINKVRNEQFDLIFLDEMMPGIGGLETLSRIKEISSNLPVVMITKNEAESLMNDAIGSKISDYLIKPVVPSQVLLVCKKILESKKISVEYAAKDYLNDFNEISRRLLMNPDFNDWIEIYLKLVSWDMELDTHPEINLRQTLSEQRKECNQEFSKYVEKEYKNWVNTNDKDSAPLLTPGITEKYVLPHLAKSGGPLFYIVIDCLRLDQWLLMEKHLIDLFTIQKEYYYSILPTATPYSRNALFAGLYPSEIEKHYPDLWSSTEDDENSMNKYEKDLLQLLLNRKKIQLNNEMKYVKIIDPEVGRSFEQNILSYKKTHFLAVVVNFLDMIAHGRSDSQILKEIAPDESAFRSLTNSWFQHSYLLNTFRTIASIPKAKVIVTTDHGSIRAMRGAKVLGDREASSNLRFKFGRNLKVDDKNAIFIKQPADYKLPKHSVAISYIIAKEDYYFVYPTDYHKYLSYYKDSFQHGGISMEEMILPVITMESKV; encoded by the coding sequence ATGAAAAAAAATAAGATTCTCTGGGTAGATGATGAAATCGATTTGCTTCGCGCTCATATCATCTTTCTTAATGAAAAAGGGTATGATGTTCAAACAGTTACTAACGGTGAAGACGCAATTAACAAAGTAAGAAATGAACAATTCGACCTGATATTCCTAGACGAAATGATGCCCGGCATAGGCGGACTTGAAACTCTATCCCGCATAAAAGAAATCTCATCAAATCTCCCGGTTGTTATGATTACAAAAAATGAAGCCGAGTCTTTGATGAATGATGCTATCGGAAGTAAAATAAGCGATTACCTTATTAAACCCGTCGTCCCGTCTCAGGTTCTTCTTGTCTGCAAAAAAATTCTTGAAAGCAAAAAAATATCCGTTGAATATGCCGCAAAAGATTATCTGAACGACTTCAATGAAATCTCCCGCCGGCTTCTGATGAATCCAGATTTTAACGACTGGATTGAAATTTATCTGAAGCTTGTAAGCTGGGATATGGAACTGGATACGCACCCCGAGATAAATCTGCGCCAGACTCTAAGCGAACAGCGGAAGGAATGCAATCAGGAATTCTCGAAGTATGTTGAAAAAGAGTATAAGAACTGGGTTAATACCAATGATAAAGATTCTGCGCCTCTTCTTACACCCGGTATAACAGAGAAATATGTTTTGCCACATCTTGCCAAATCCGGCGGACCGCTTTTTTACATTGTAATCGATTGCCTCCGTCTCGATCAATGGCTACTAATGGAAAAACACCTGATTGATCTTTTTACGATTCAGAAAGAATATTATTACTCAATACTTCCGACAGCGACACCGTATTCAAGAAATGCTCTATTTGCAGGGCTTTATCCGTCCGAGATTGAAAAGCATTACCCAGATTTGTGGAGTTCGACGGAGGATGACGAAAACAGCATGAACAAGTACGAGAAGGATCTTTTGCAGCTCCTTCTCAACCGTAAAAAAATTCAACTCAACAATGAAATGAAGTATGTTAAAATAATTGATCCGGAAGTTGGAAGATCATTTGAACAGAATATCCTATCGTATAAGAAGACTCATTTCCTGGCGGTCGTCGTAAATTTTCTCGATATGATCGCACACGGCAGATCCGATTCACAGATTCTAAAAGAAATTGCTCCGGATGAATCTGCTTTCCGTTCTCTTACTAACAGCTGGTTCCAGCATTCTTATCTCCTCAATACTTTCAGAACAATAGCTTCCATTCCGAAAGCGAAGGTGATAGTAACGACTGATCACGGAAGCATAAGGGCTATGAGAGGTGCTAAAGTATTGGGGGACAGGGAGGCGTCATCAAATCTCAGATTTAAATTCGGACGGAATTTAAAGGTTGATGACAAGAACGCAATCTTTATTAAACAGCCGGCTGATTATAAATTGCCCAAACACAGCGTTGCGATTAGTTATATAATTGCAAAAGAGGATTATTATTTCGTCTATCCGACCGATTATCATAAGTACCTGAGTTATTACAAGGACAGTTTTCAGCATGGCGGAATTTCGATGGAGGAGATGATATTGCCTGTGATTACAATGGAGAGTAAAGTGTGA
- the tsaB gene encoding tRNA (adenosine(37)-N6)-threonylcarbamoyltransferase complex dimerization subunit type 1 TsaB yields MKTNFPILGIETSGELCSVALMVNDSEYYEVNILKKHIHSRKLIDMIDSVLKESGTDIKKISSIAVSMGPGSFTGLRIGLTAAKGLAFGSQLPVIPVSTFNAMAVVISGFLKPETEFAVMRNASIEDLYFSEFVSEGISFRTLKETCLVNKKDLEQLLSGKDLIFGDLTENFPVKRFRGPEAVDICRYAYLFGKDLLTFDYDYLEPYYLKQFIARVKK; encoded by the coding sequence ATGAAGACTAATTTCCCGATTCTGGGTATCGAAACTTCCGGAGAACTTTGCAGCGTTGCCCTGATGGTTAACGATTCGGAATATTATGAAGTTAATATTCTGAAAAAGCATATCCATTCCAGGAAATTAATTGATATGATCGATTCGGTTTTAAAAGAATCAGGGACTGATATCAAAAAAATCTCGTCTATCGCAGTATCTATGGGGCCGGGTTCATTCACTGGATTAAGAATCGGTCTAACAGCTGCCAAAGGTCTGGCATTCGGTTCGCAGCTGCCTGTCATTCCGGTATCTACATTCAATGCAATGGCAGTTGTAATATCGGGATTCTTAAAACCGGAAACTGAATTTGCGGTAATGCGTAATGCCAGTATTGAGGATCTCTACTTCTCTGAATTTGTGTCGGAAGGAATATCATTCCGTACTTTAAAAGAGACCTGTCTGGTAAACAAAAAAGATCTCGAACAATTATTGTCGGGAAAAGATTTGATTTTTGGGGATTTGACAGAAAATTTTCCGGTTAAAAGATTCCGCGGTCCGGAAGCGGTTGATATTTGCAGATACGCTTATTTATTTGGGAAGGATTTATTAACTTTTGACTACGATTATCTGGAACCATATTATTTGAAACAATTTATTGCCAGGGTTAAAAAATGA
- a CDS encoding DUF1573 domain-containing protein has product MKRLSIFFLFLLTANINAQSNSPKIVSLKPEHNFGEILEGQVVSHTFEIQNAGGADLKIDKVQASCGCTAVQPAKKILKPGEKTTIKVEFDSSDRMGIQQKYVYVFSNDPITPQLRLAFSALIVEKIANPTGKVPKMKLDKNQIDFGNVEEGKIVLAKVLFQNNGSGVLTINDIKSTCDCAAALLSSKKLEPGETGTLRIELDTANRSGKLTRTITLLTNDPSEPRQVITLFANIEKKKT; this is encoded by the coding sequence ATGAAACGGCTATCTATATTTTTTCTGTTTTTATTAACAGCTAATATTAATGCTCAGTCGAATTCACCAAAGATTGTTTCCCTTAAACCGGAACACAATTTCGGGGAAATTCTGGAAGGTCAGGTTGTAAGTCATACCTTTGAGATTCAGAATGCAGGCGGGGCGGATTTAAAAATCGACAAGGTGCAGGCTTCCTGCGGATGCACTGCGGTGCAGCCGGCTAAAAAAATTCTTAAGCCGGGTGAAAAAACAACTATTAAAGTTGAATTCGATTCGAGTGACCGGATGGGTATTCAGCAGAAATATGTTTATGTATTCTCCAATGATCCGATTACTCCTCAGCTCAGACTTGCATTTTCGGCACTAATTGTTGAAAAAATTGCGAATCCGACCGGCAAGGTTCCGAAGATGAAACTGGATAAAAATCAGATAGATTTCGGCAACGTTGAAGAGGGGAAAATCGTTCTGGCAAAAGTTCTTTTCCAGAATAACGGAAGCGGTGTTCTTACAATCAATGATATAAAATCGACCTGCGATTGTGCTGCCGCTTTATTAAGCAGTAAAAAACTGGAACCCGGAGAAACCGGTACATTACGGATTGAACTGGATACGGCTAATCGTTCTGGCAAGCTTACCAGAACAATTACATTGTTAACCAATGATCCTTCCGAACCCCGGCAGGTAATCACCTTATTTGCTAACATAGAAAAGAAAAAAACATAA
- the tsaE gene encoding tRNA (adenosine(37)-N6)-threonylcarbamoyltransferase complex ATPase subunit type 1 TsaE, with amino-acid sequence MIILPFSRIVESESETEEIAAGFSEMISEGDLVLLNGDLGSGKTFFVKCLCSNYGIQNVTSPSFAIVNEYSGLKKIFHFDFYRIKKLNELYDIGIEDYLKDDKAIALIEWAELWNEIIPNKHYEVRIEMFNEQKRKISITKQ; translated from the coding sequence GTGATTATACTTCCGTTCAGCCGGATAGTTGAGAGTGAATCTGAGACCGAAGAAATCGCCGCCGGATTTTCTGAAATGATTTCGGAAGGGGATCTCGTTCTGCTTAACGGCGACCTCGGAAGCGGTAAAACTTTTTTTGTAAAATGCCTCTGTTCTAATTATGGTATTCAAAATGTAACCAGTCCAAGCTTTGCTATTGTTAACGAGTATTCGGGATTAAAAAAAATATTTCATTTCGATTTTTACAGAATAAAAAAACTGAACGAGTTGTACGATATCGGTATTGAGGATTATCTTAAAGATGATAAAGCAATAGCGCTGATTGAATGGGCCGAATTATGGAACGAAATAATACCTAATAAACACTACGAAGTAAGAATTGAAATGTTTAACGAACAGAAACGTAAAATATCGATCACAAAACAATGA
- the sprA gene encoding cell surface protein SprA, whose translation MLPFFVAAVIFSFGFTHQGNTREGKQFFFDSSLSLLMEMNRLEQQLELPFHKNSESLPDQSPVSGHYFSSPDTTIKKDSILTPDSLVVKLSKSDSIKLLARQDSLRIVDSLMQDSTARLQHFRYVRQDQYTTRFRERKESSLLLRPSQGTITRLAQLDPTGTKVIIKEEIGGNVLRPILELPLEEYIELRLEAINRKLWEDKGYEYKLKEDKKDLSQLLTDITNIEIPLPSASFLSIFGPPKINLKIAGAVDIHGAWRNETTTGITTSALGNTRNEPDFKQQVQINLSGTIGDKLTISADWNTERQFQYENQLKIKYTGYDDEIIQSIEAGNVSLQTSPLIGGSEALFGVKAMMKMGPFSLTALASQKKGEVQEVSISGGAKAQKFEIRAYDYSPNHFFLHPVYADPNLAIFKNYFSNPVPQIVDSLRVKDIQVWKTITGLVNPNERKANAYIDLRKRNRNQLYNDLRDSTLQSVPGTREIDRRFLLLQQGIDYEIHAETGFISFKTQIQDQDAVAAAFRLEGPTSSPDDDIYYGEFIQDVGADSTARIVLRLIKPPNLQPQFRDAWKLQLRNIYPVGGRDIKDEGFLFDIKYQIEGGEPQNEIAGNKLLQVFGLDKTDKSGTSTQPDATFDYFPNRTVFPSTGEIVFPVLQPFGDDFPAQLGPELRYDAIYDTTVTFAKQDRAKDKFILSGEYSASVSSVYNLGFNVVENSVRVMLGGNELKEGIDYTVDYNLGQIIIRKDEALVPGADLRITFEQNDLFQLASKTLLGLRGLLDISRETTLGFSYLNLNQQTLSDKVRIGEEPLNNSILGVDFNTRLNLPFVTKALDQVISTSAPSMFTLNAEYAYMSPDPNTKKSTISSDNGRSIAYVDDFEGAKRIIPLGMPYNSWRDLSVPTKLPFIGGLSLNVQMNYKAKSYWYNVTPSDVTVKQIYGDRKQASPEDQFITVLDYKYLPAEKGTYNWSPDLADKSRNWGGMMKVLSSTANNLIEENIEFIEFWVQIVRAPSNLKLNIDLGQISEDVIPNNRLDTEDKNLNDLVDEGEDTGIDGLNDFEEPGYNSVTNPDPSGDNYTFQLTSNADYSRVNGTERNAQSIDQGRLPDSEDLNRNFTLDLVNSYFRYEVPIDTNRSVNQFIQGAGDNGWYLFKIPLKDFILKEGSPSFSVVEFIRFWFSGAEQDVHLRFAEMNLVGNQWQKVLDNRVTIDDEVLTVSTISIEENPEYDSPPGVFRERDRSKPDYEIFKNEQALNLLLKNLEDGDKREIVRYLYRPLDVFNYKEMKLFIHGDKDSLSQNSVSYYNDPSDYSSEVYMRFGSDSLNYYEYRQPVRGGWNEVSLIFSELTAIKQRRDTTNIKTVYRVPVEGKEGHLYGVLGNPTLTRITFFTIGILNPSGKGTVGRRVSGSVWINELRVLEADDTPGWAYSASSSLTLADLAKVTFNINQTNPYFHKLADRFGTRQDNLSWGLAADIDVLKLLPFNMPGSNLRVTYNRQEQSTNPVFVPGTDIKVEEAQNELRKSLIDQNVAEEDINSAVENLKRESQTIAVTETFTISNIRLKIPTDKWYIDDIINNLSFGFNYNKTAGRSPTVESSNSWIWNANANYSVAFSRDLYFKPLDIPIIGDLIGIFTDYKDVKVYFAPQTLSASMTASRKRSFTQNRLLATKPNITRDFTSTRGAGFTWAFTEGGFLNLTLTYNFDISSTLAFLLVQDENERSESEIWRDIFGGTFFGRDFNYKQNFDLRANPKLPSIWDLSRYINLTASYGVSYNWQNNFQQAELGRSAGYSNRISAGFNIRLKSIFAPLFQEATPVQQTPQRQEGGRGGRRSQQRSTPAQVAQPDVKKELTDSINVAVDSVAVKDSLLTEEEEMEEVDTPGTLDKSLELLKLAVKWLLLDYDQISINFSQNSSYSGGGLAGEGTGFNNFWGVKQSASKGPSRLFMLGLSNDIGKRAPMGNLSDSYSHNNNLDFKTSRPLWEGAQLDLNWKIGWGLNKNTSLQTDPEGNVTINNLVSTGTIDRSFLTLPPTLIFSFLGNGMKKVSELYDKNSDNPNASLSKAFQEGFETISILSKIPVLSQLAKYIPRPNWSFSWSGLERYEFLSFAKKVSIQHTYVSNYSEGWKINPDGLQEVQSQKIDYGFQPLIGLNMQFDDFLGGNFQSTVRFSSKSTYSLGASTRNITEAFTRDINISASYSKSGFELPLFGISLKNDLEISFSYTSGKTSSLIYEMDDFKEEGKPQEGKTNTTIEPKIKYVMSSRVTLSIFYRRTSIEPEGASRIPPTVTNEAGIDVHIAIQ comes from the coding sequence TTGCTTCCCTTTTTTGTTGCTGCAGTTATTTTCTCTTTCGGATTCACCCATCAGGGAAATACCAGGGAAGGTAAACAGTTTTTCTTCGATTCCTCTCTATCCCTTTTGATGGAGATGAACCGCCTTGAACAGCAATTAGAGCTTCCTTTCCATAAGAATTCTGAAAGCTTACCGGATCAATCTCCTGTTTCCGGTCATTATTTCTCCAGTCCCGATACCACAATTAAAAAAGATTCAATACTCACGCCGGATTCACTCGTTGTTAAACTTTCAAAGAGCGATTCAATTAAATTACTAGCCCGCCAGGATTCTCTCAGAATAGTTGATTCACTTATGCAGGATTCAACTGCAAGGCTGCAGCATTTCCGTTATGTCCGGCAGGATCAATATACTACCCGTTTCCGCGAAAGGAAGGAATCGTCACTTTTATTAAGACCTTCTCAGGGGACAATTACCAGACTTGCCCAGCTGGATCCGACGGGTACAAAAGTTATTATTAAAGAGGAGATCGGCGGTAATGTGCTTCGCCCTATTCTTGAACTTCCGCTGGAAGAATATATAGAGTTGAGGCTGGAAGCGATCAACCGGAAATTATGGGAAGACAAGGGATACGAATACAAACTCAAAGAAGATAAAAAAGATCTCAGTCAGCTCCTTACAGATATTACTAACATAGAAATCCCTCTTCCTAGCGCGTCGTTCCTTAGTATTTTCGGTCCGCCTAAGATTAATCTGAAAATTGCCGGCGCTGTTGATATTCACGGCGCATGGCGTAATGAAACCACTACGGGTATTACTACATCGGCTCTCGGGAATACACGTAACGAACCCGATTTCAAACAGCAGGTCCAGATAAATTTAAGCGGTACTATCGGGGATAAACTTACAATCTCCGCTGACTGGAATACAGAAAGACAGTTCCAGTACGAGAATCAGCTGAAAATAAAATATACCGGTTACGATGATGAAATAATTCAGAGTATCGAAGCCGGAAACGTTTCGCTTCAGACATCTCCTTTAATCGGGGGAAGCGAAGCATTGTTCGGCGTTAAAGCCATGATGAAGATGGGCCCTTTCAGCTTAACGGCCCTCGCTTCCCAGAAGAAAGGTGAAGTTCAGGAAGTATCGATAAGCGGCGGCGCTAAAGCGCAGAAATTTGAAATCCGGGCATACGACTATTCACCGAATCATTTCTTCCTCCATCCTGTGTACGCGGATCCGAATCTTGCCATATTCAAAAATTATTTCAGCAATCCGGTTCCGCAGATCGTCGACTCATTACGTGTTAAAGATATTCAGGTTTGGAAAACTATTACCGGTCTGGTAAATCCGAATGAACGTAAAGCCAACGCATATATTGATCTTCGTAAAAGGAACAGGAACCAGTTATATAACGATCTGAGGGACAGCACGCTTCAATCGGTTCCCGGAACCAGGGAGATCGACAGACGGTTCCTCCTTCTGCAGCAGGGCATCGATTACGAGATTCATGCCGAGACAGGATTTATAAGTTTCAAAACTCAAATTCAGGACCAGGATGCTGTAGCCGCAGCGTTCCGGCTTGAAGGGCCTACTTCCTCACCCGATGATGATATCTACTACGGAGAATTCATTCAGGATGTTGGTGCCGATTCAACAGCTAGAATTGTTCTAAGATTGATCAAACCGCCGAACCTTCAACCGCAGTTCAGAGATGCATGGAAACTCCAGCTTAGAAATATTTATCCCGTTGGCGGTAGAGATATTAAGGACGAAGGATTTTTATTCGATATAAAATATCAGATCGAAGGCGGTGAACCGCAGAACGAAATTGCAGGCAATAAACTTCTCCAGGTCTTCGGCCTCGATAAGACGGATAAAAGCGGAACATCAACTCAACCGGACGCAACTTTCGATTATTTCCCCAACAGGACAGTTTTTCCGAGTACGGGAGAAATTGTATTCCCGGTACTTCAGCCGTTCGGAGATGATTTCCCCGCGCAGCTCGGACCGGAACTCAGATACGACGCGATCTATGATACAACCGTTACTTTTGCGAAGCAGGACAGGGCAAAAGATAAATTTATTCTATCAGGCGAGTATTCCGCATCAGTCTCATCGGTTTATAATCTCGGATTTAATGTTGTTGAAAATTCCGTAAGAGTTATGCTCGGCGGAAATGAATTGAAAGAGGGAATCGATTATACTGTCGATTATAATCTCGGCCAGATTATAATCCGTAAGGATGAAGCGCTTGTACCGGGCGCGGACCTTAGAATTACTTTTGAACAGAACGATCTTTTCCAGCTTGCCTCCAAAACTCTGCTCGGTCTGCGCGGCCTTCTCGATATAAGCCGGGAAACCACGCTCGGTTTCTCTTACCTTAATTTGAATCAGCAGACACTGAGCGACAAGGTCCGGATAGGCGAGGAACCTCTTAACAACTCGATACTAGGTGTGGACTTCAATACAAGATTAAATCTTCCTTTTGTTACTAAAGCACTGGATCAGGTGATCTCCACGAGCGCACCTTCCATGTTTACTTTGAATGCGGAATACGCTTATATGAGTCCCGATCCTAATACAAAGAAAAGTACTATCTCGAGCGATAACGGTAGAAGTATTGCTTATGTAGATGATTTTGAAGGGGCAAAAAGAATTATTCCTTTGGGTATGCCGTATAATTCATGGCGGGATTTAAGCGTTCCAACAAAACTGCCTTTCATAGGCGGCCTCTCACTGAATGTTCAGATGAATTATAAAGCTAAATCCTACTGGTATAATGTGACCCCGTCGGATGTAACCGTTAAACAGATTTACGGAGACCGTAAGCAGGCATCACCGGAGGATCAGTTCATTACCGTCCTCGATTATAAATATCTCCCGGCCGAAAAGGGAACATATAACTGGTCTCCGGATCTTGCCGATAAGTCGAGGAACTGGGGAGGTATGATGAAAGTTCTTTCTTCAACGGCTAATAATCTTATTGAAGAGAATATTGAGTTCATCGAATTCTGGGTTCAGATTGTAAGAGCTCCTTCGAATCTTAAACTGAATATTGATCTTGGACAGATTAGTGAAGATGTTATCCCGAACAACCGGCTCGATACAGAGGATAAGAATCTGAATGACCTTGTTGACGAGGGTGAGGATACGGGTATAGACGGATTAAACGATTTTGAGGAACCGGGCTATAATTCTGTTACAAATCCCGATCCGAGCGGTGATAATTATACATTCCAGCTTACATCCAATGCTGATTATTCGCGTGTTAACGGAACGGAGAGGAACGCTCAATCGATTGATCAGGGCCGCCTTCCGGATTCTGAAGACCTTAACCGTAATTTTACTCTCGATCTGGTGAACAGTTATTTCAGGTATGAAGTACCGATTGATACTAACAGGTCCGTAAACCAGTTTATTCAGGGGGCCGGCGATAACGGCTGGTATCTGTTCAAGATTCCTTTAAAGGATTTTATTTTGAAGGAAGGAAGTCCGAGCTTTTCAGTAGTTGAGTTTATAAGGTTCTGGTTCTCAGGAGCCGAACAGGATGTTCATCTGCGCTTCGCCGAAATGAATCTTGTTGGAAATCAATGGCAGAAAGTTCTGGATAACAGAGTTACCATCGATGACGAAGTTCTTACTGTATCAACAATCAGCATTGAGGAAAATCCGGAGTATGATTCTCCCCCGGGAGTATTCAGGGAAAGAGACCGTTCCAAGCCCGATTACGAAATTTTCAAAAATGAACAGGCGCTGAATCTGCTTCTTAAAAATCTTGAAGACGGCGACAAACGTGAGATTGTCCGTTACCTCTACAGGCCGCTCGACGTATTTAATTATAAGGAAATGAAATTATTTATTCACGGGGATAAGGATAGTTTAAGTCAGAATTCCGTTTCGTATTACAATGATCCTTCCGATTATTCATCGGAAGTCTATATGCGCTTCGGTTCCGACTCTCTTAATTATTATGAGTACCGTCAGCCTGTTAGAGGCGGCTGGAACGAAGTAAGTCTTATCTTTTCCGAATTGACTGCAATTAAACAAAGACGTGATACTACAAATATTAAAACTGTCTACCGCGTACCGGTTGAAGGAAAAGAAGGACATCTCTACGGTGTTCTCGGAAATCCGACGCTTACCAGAATTACATTTTTTACAATCGGAATTCTTAATCCTTCCGGAAAAGGTACAGTAGGAAGGCGGGTCTCCGGAAGCGTTTGGATAAACGAATTACGCGTCCTCGAAGCCGACGATACTCCCGGCTGGGCATACAGCGCCTCATCGTCATTAACACTTGCGGATCTTGCAAAGGTTACTTTCAATATCAATCAGACCAATCCGTACTTCCACAAACTTGCGGACCGGTTCGGAACCAGGCAGGATAATCTGAGCTGGGGACTTGCGGCAGATATCGATGTTCTTAAACTGCTGCCATTTAATATGCCGGGCAGTAATTTGAGAGTTACATATAACCGGCAGGAACAATCTACCAATCCGGTTTTCGTTCCGGGAACAGATATTAAAGTTGAGGAAGCACAGAATGAATTGCGTAAATCTCTTATAGACCAGAATGTTGCCGAAGAAGACATTAACAGCGCAGTCGAAAACCTGAAGAGAGAGAGCCAGACAATTGCTGTAACGGAAACATTTACAATCTCCAATATCCGGTTAAAGATTCCTACCGATAAATGGTATATAGATGATATAATCAATAATCTCAGTTTTGGTTTCAACTATAATAAAACTGCAGGCAGGTCTCCAACTGTGGAATCATCAAACAGCTGGATCTGGAACGCGAATGCGAATTATTCAGTGGCATTCAGCCGCGACCTCTACTTCAAACCGCTCGACATCCCGATTATAGGGGATTTAATCGGGATATTTACCGATTACAAAGATGTTAAAGTTTATTTTGCTCCTCAGACATTAAGCGCTTCTATGACGGCGAGCAGGAAGAGAAGCTTTACACAAAACCGGCTTCTTGCAACCAAACCGAATATTACCAGGGATTTTACATCTACGAGAGGCGCTGGATTCACATGGGCATTTACCGAAGGCGGATTCCTGAATCTTACATTGACTTACAATTTCGACATCTCTTCAACGCTCGCCTTCCTTCTTGTCCAGGATGAAAATGAAAGGTCTGAAAGCGAGATCTGGCGGGATATTTTTGGCGGCACTTTCTTCGGAAGAGATTTCAATTACAAACAGAATTTTGACCTTAGAGCGAACCCAAAACTTCCTTCTATCTGGGATCTCAGTCGGTATATAAACCTGACTGCATCCTACGGTGTTTCCTATAACTGGCAGAATAATTTCCAGCAGGCAGAACTTGGCAGAAGCGCCGGGTATTCGAACAGAATCTCCGCGGGTTTTAATATCAGACTGAAATCTATTTTTGCTCCTCTGTTTCAGGAAGCAACACCTGTTCAGCAGACACCGCAAAGGCAGGAGGGCGGAAGAGGCGGAAGAAGGAGTCAGCAGAGATCTACTCCTGCTCAGGTTGCACAGCCTGATGTAAAAAAAGAGTTAACCGATTCAATCAATGTAGCTGTTGATTCTGTTGCCGTGAAGGATTCTTTGTTAACTGAAGAAGAAGAGATGGAAGAAGTTGATACACCGGGCACTCTTGATAAGAGTCTCGAACTTCTGAAACTGGCTGTAAAATGGCTTCTCCTCGATTATGACCAGATATCGATCAACTTTTCGCAGAACAGTTCTTATTCCGGCGGAGGACTTGCAGGCGAAGGAACCGGATTCAATAATTTCTGGGGAGTTAAGCAATCTGCTTCCAAAGGTCCGTCAAGATTATTTATGCTCGGACTTTCGAATGATATCGGCAAAAGAGCTCCGATGGGTAATCTATCGGACAGTTATTCTCATAACAATAATCTTGATTTTAAAACATCCCGTCCATTGTGGGAAGGCGCTCAACTCGATCTAAACTGGAAAATCGGCTGGGGCTTGAATAAAAATACGTCGCTTCAGACCGACCCTGAAGGAAATGTAACAATAAATAATCTTGTATCTACGGGTACAATCGACCGTTCATTCTTAACATTGCCACCTACACTTATCTTCTCATTCCTGGGTAACGGTATGAAGAAGGTGAGTGAACTCTACGATAAGAATTCGGATAATCCAAACGCGAGCTTATCCAAAGCATTCCAGGAAGGATTTGAGACCATCTCGATACTTTCCAAAATTCCGGTATTATCGCAGCTTGCGAAATATATTCCGCGGCCGAACTGGAGTTTCAGCTGGTCCGGTCTTGAACGTTATGAATTCCTCAGCTTTGCTAAGAAAGTTTCTATTCAGCACACTTATGTTTCCAACTACAGCGAAGGCTGGAAAATCAATCCTGACGGACTCCAGGAAGTTCAATCGCAGAAAATTGATTACGGGTTCCAGCCGCTTATCGGTCTTAATATGCAGTTCGACGATTTTCTCGGAGGTAACTTCCAAAGCACGGTCAGGTTCTCATCCAAATCAACATACAGTCTCGGTGCTTCTACCAGAAATATTACGGAAGCGTTTACACGCGACATAAACATATCCGCCAGCTACAGCAAATCAGGCTTCGAACTTCCCCTTTTCGGTATCTCATTAAAGAACGATCTCGAAATTTCATTCTCTTATACCAGCGGAAAAACTTCCAGTCTTATCTATGAAATGGACGATTTCAAAGAGGAAGGAAAACCTCAGGAAGGTAAAACCAATACTACTATTGAACCCAAAATTAAATACGTTATGAGTTCAAGAGTTACACTTTCAATATTTTACCGAAGAACAAGTATAGAACCAGAAGGTGCTTCCAGAATTCCCCCTACGGTTACAAATGAAGCGGGAATTGATGTTCATATAGCCATTCAGTAA